AATTCGTTTTGtgtattctttttttgtttttttttccttttagatGAATTATTTGTCAGTTAGTTTTATCTTCCGTTAAGACTAGCAAACTGAGTGAACATAGCTGTTCCAGAGTGTTCGTCCACGGTCTGTGAATGGACTGAGCCATCGGTCTCTTCCACTTTAGAAGCAACTTGAACACTAGCCTCCGCGTTGGTGGTAGCTGAGGGGGTGATTGGAGTTGTAGCAGTTGGCAGAACAGAGCCAGGTGTCACTGGCTTATCGATCTCAGTCTCCTCCGCTTTGCCCTGAGTGAATGCCTCTTGAAGCTGAAGAGCGTATTCCAAGTTCCACAGAACATCTCCCATCGTCGGTCTATCAACGCCGTAATCTTCCAAACACTTCTCTGCAGCTTCCGCGAACTTCTTCATCGATTCAGGGTTTATCGTTCCAGCCAAATGAGGATCAATGATCTTTTCCAACAGTCCTTTCCGTTTCCATTGCATTGCCCACTCAGCTAAGTTAACCTGTTCTCTCGGTAGCTGGGGGTTGATGGCCGGTCTTGCGCATAGAGCTTCTAGAAGAACGACGCCGAATGAATAAACATCGGACTTATCGGTAAGTTGCTGTCTTCTAAAGTACTCAGGGTCTAGGTACCCGAAACTTCCTTTCACGGCCGTGCTGACATGGTTTTGTCCGAAGGCTACATCTTTAGAAAGACCAAAGTCAGCGACCTTGGCGACTAAAGCATCGTCGAGAAGAATGTTGGTCGATTTGACGTCACGGTGGATAATCCCTTGTGCTGTTCCCGTGTGCAGATAGTGAAGCCCACGTGCAGAACCGATACAGATCTCAAGCCGCTGTTTCCACGTTAGTGGAGCAAGGTTCTTTCCGTATAGATGATCCCTGAACGGACCATTGGACATGAACTCATAGACTAGGATCATCTCTGAGTTTTCATCACAGTAACCAATTAAAGAGACCAAATGTCTGTGTCTGAGCTTAGAAAGCATCTGGATCTCCGTCTCAAACTCGGTGATTCCTTGTTCAGACTGTGGGTTACCTCTCTTAACAGCAACTTTGGTTCCATCGTCGAGTGTTGCGATGTATACATTACCGAACCCTCCAACACCGATGATCTGAGACGCTTCGAAGTTCTTTGTGGCTTCTTGAAGCTCCGAGAGGGAGAAGTAGCGGCCGAGTCCCATAGTTGAGTTGTAGAAGTTGGATTTTTGAGAACCGCCTTTGCTTGTCATGAAAGTAGTGTCACCAGCGTGTATCGGCAGCAACCAAGAGGAGAAACTGTTTCTCTTCTGCCAATCTTGCGGCCTCTTCTTCCACCTGTAAACCATTGCTCCAAGTCCAATGAAAGCTCCAAACATCATCACAAACCCCGCGGTCGCAACCATACCATGTTTCCCCATCCCAGTGGTTCTACCATCAACTCCAAACTCTCCGTCAAGGCTGTTCACTGAGTTGCTCATCTTCAAAACCTCGACTCCATTCAAGATCGCGTTTTGGGCCCCTGTGTCTTCCCCCATGGGACCAATCTGAACTTGGAGCTCAGGGGTCATAAGCGTCGCGTTCACAACAATGTCTTTGTAGTAAGGAGTCGCGAGATCGCCTGCGACGGTGGACAAATCCAAACCAGAAATGGCGGTTTTACCGTTGATGTACACGTTGAAGTAGAGGTCGTTGAGAGACTTGCTGACGATGTCGCAGAAATGAAGGCGGATGAGGTAGTTAAACGAAGGGTTCGAGGGGAAGTTCCAGCTAACGTTGAAGTTAGGGGCTATGGTGTGAGAATTAGCCATCTCCGCAGCCGTTGCATAAACCGTCTGCGGAGCGATCAAAGGTGTAACTCCAGGAGGGTACTTGATCGCTGAAGGGGTCGTCTTAACGTCCTTAGCCATGTTCTCTTCTTTCAGAAACTCCTTATCTGGTATCCATGTTCTTCCCAACGTGTCGTTCTGAGGAACGATCAAAGGACCACCGACGTTGACTCTGTAGACAGACTGGTAAGCGTAGTCAGAGAGACCCGAGAAGCCGTTAACCGGGAAAAGAGCTGTCCCGGAGTCAGAGATCAGCTCGTCCGGAGCCGAGACAACTTCGATAGCGTTGATGAACGCTGCAGAGCTTTTCATAGGCCTAAACCTGAGGGAGAACTGCGCATCCGTTATGTTGACGAGATACTCCTTCTGGAGAACAGCTTGACTATCGTTGTTGTTGTTACTGATCTTGAAGTTATGAAGCAACACGTATTTCTCCGTCATGACGGAGAAAGTCGCTTGTTGGAGATCGAACTTGTCGTTCGTGAAGGCCAAGAAATGGAGGCGAACCCAATGCCAACCGGGTCGGGTGAGATGGAACTTGTAGGTGGCTTCCTCACGGAAGATCCTTGCAGTTAGGTAGATAGGAGAAGCGACCTTGTCTGAAGGTGGGGCTGAGACCTGGATATCATCCTTGGCTTCTATGTATTGGACAGTCTCTTGGTCACTCTTGAAGACTCTTCCATCAGGGTTTTTTGATGATGATTTGCTTCCACAATCAATGAGGATATCATCTGCCGGTTTGAAACCGGTGGCAGGTCCCACGGCGGCGGTTACGGTAGACACATCAAGGCCTGAGAGGAAGAGGAGAATAGCCAGGAGGAGACACATGGAGAGCTTTGGAGAAAAATCAAAGATGGGAATCGTGCATGTGTTTGATTTCTTTCTTATCTTCATCCCTCCTCGGCGGTggggaaggagagagagaagagagagagggatGAGGAAGAACAAAGATAAGAAGGAATGAGGGAGTTCGTTAGATAGCTTGTGGCTGAAGAAAAGAGGGAGAAAAAGGTCATGAGAGAGACAAGAGTTAGTTGTTATATGTGTGGCCAGAAAAAACAAATTGTCATTGATGTTATTCAATGGTTATTTTTAGCAAATTGCTAATTCTGTTTTTAGACACAGTgccaaaaataaatttgattctGGTTTCCTatttcaagaaaaagaaaactagaATTAAAACACAAACCAGATTATATAACCTCactatcagtttttttttatcaaacaagcAAAACATGAACGAAGTAGAGTCCCTAATGATCATCCAGAAGCAAGCAAGTGATGAAGAAACATTAGGTAGAGTAAACAACGTACCAGTGAAAGCTTTTCACTGCCACTCAAGTGACTCCAATGCTTGCTGATGAATGTTTGAATCTCCTGCTGCAACTACATTAAAGCCTATGACAAATGAAAAAGTAGATGCATTCAGGGGTTGCACGCTCTTTTGTTTCGATGAGTTGTGATTGAGAGAAAAAAACAGAGTTATTTTGGAGTATTGAACGTACTTGTAGCAACGGCACTGGATGAAGCTTCCCAAAGAGGTGGGTTACCGTTCCAATCGGTTATGGTACCTCCAGCGCCTTCTATCACAGGCACCAGAGCAAGGAAATCATATGGCTGATGAAGAATAACAGTGACTTCAATTAGTAACATAAGATTGACACATGAGATATTTAACTTTTGACAAGTTATTCTGAAGGAGAAGTTTTACCTTTAGACCGGATTCAATAACAAGATCGACAAATCCAGAAGCCAGGAGAGCATAAGCATAACAATCACAGCCGTATAATGGCATTTTTAcctgttataacaaaaaattgtCAAGGCAGAAGAGAAAGCCATTCacttctaaataaaaaaaaagtaaaagggATTTAGGGGAATCcatatataagttataactgGATAAGAAACTCAGTTCGAGATTTTGATAAGGACCTTTTCTCTAACTCGAGCAAAGGCCTCTACTGCCTCTCCACTGAAAAGATGTGGGCTAGTGGTGTATCTGGACAGTCAAAATATGAGAAGATAAacaaatcatgagatttctagtTGCCTTGTTGTTACACAAAGCCAAAAAgacatcatatatatttttaggcTACTTCTTAAAAAAGATGACTACAGAAGTAACACTCTAGTATGGCTCAATGAAAAGAAACTTACAAATATGCTTGTGACAGTTTCGGGCAAGATCGCGTTGAGATATCCTCCCCGTTTAATTTAGTTCTTCTTCCACTCATTCCTATCCATCTCTCTTTCAGAATAGGCTGATCAATTAGACCTAGAATCTAAAAGAGAAAACACGGTCAGTTAGTAAGCCCAAATGCAATTGCTAAGAATCGAATCACAGAAGTACTTATTCGCTGTCAGACTTTTAGCATGCCTAAAGCTCGTCTACTATTAACACAAAACAGATTATATCCTCGGCAATATGAATTCCCAATCTGATAATTCGAATGTGCTTATAGTGCATAACACAAACATGGGAAGCAACAGAGTCTGGTGTCTTACCGGTTTGCCTTTGTACAGCAGAGCTATTAACGTACCAAACACAGGTTTCCCTGAAAAGAAGCAATTGATAGCACAATCAAATCCTCAAACTCTTGATAAAAGGgtaaaaacgaaaataattaGAACAAAGTTTGCGAACCTGTGATAAAGCTCTTTGTTCCGTCGATCGGGTCCAAAACCCAAACATAGTCTGAAGATTCCTCTTTGCATCTCCAACCTTTCTCCTCGCCATATCTACAGTATTCAGAATTTAAAGGTGAATAAAGATGCGCATTTGTCTTATGCATTCATGTAGGAAAGAGAGCAATCAAAATGTGTCTTTATCTCACAATAAGATTCCCTTGTGATCTAGTAGAGCATAGTTCACGTCTTTATATCATACAAAAGAGGAACAGAGTAaatttatcaagaaaaaaaagaagggaaacTCACATAGCATGAGAAGGGAAGTTGTGGAAAATAATAGACACCATGGCCTCTTCAGCCATTTGATCAGCGATTGTAACAGGACCTACACATGAACCAAAtcagataaacaaaaaaacatacgTTGGGACTCTCAGAAAGCAAAAATGAGTGAGAGGTTCATTGGTTTATCTACCAAAAAAACATGAGATCCCTAATCCAATTCACTGTGCTCAACAAATCAAACTCCGATTTCACTATTATCTCTAAGGAAGCTTCTCTGACTGAGAAATTGCAATAAGTTCACCTAACACTTAGTTAAATCACCAATGACTACTCTATTAGGTCCACCAAGCTGAGCAGAGCTCCATTGTATAATCACAACACTACCCAAAGGACTTACTCATATCATCTTTCTCAACGATATCGAATTTCTTCCGGAAGTACTTTCTGATAACCTCGCCAGAAGCGTCCGCCAGTTCATTTGCCACGGCGGCGAATCGATCCAGATCGGTGGCGGCGCTCAGTTCCGAAGAGGAATCTTCGCTTAGGTCAGGCCGTTTCGAGTTCGAAGCCATTGCCAGAGAGATATGACCGCGGGAGACCGAAACAGCGCTTAAGGAAGACGATAGAAAAGATAATCTACCGCTTTGCGAAGAAGAGAGATGAGGAGAGCGAGTCGCGGACCGCAGCGCCGGAGACGGCGGCGGAATCAGAGAGAAGGACTTGCAGAGGAAGTGCGACTGAGCTAACATTTGCAATGAGAGAGGTGAACGACGGAAGCAGCGATTCGTCGATGGACGACGAGTGGGTTTAAAAATAGAGATGAAGATTTATTCAATCTCGTCCGTTGGATCTTGTTTTGAGATTGGGAAAGCTCTCTTCGGTTCGTTAACTAACCGAACCGGACCGGACATGTACTATTTTTCCCACTCCTATTGTGGAATAAAAATTCCCCACTTACTATTGATcagaacaaaataattattatacaaaCTTAGCTTAGTGGTTACGACTTATGAATggtgtataatatatatgtgctagtggTGATACTTTTGCATGAATAtcataaactttttttctttctgttagcaactttttgataattttattgagAACCAATGGACTTTGTATGAACCTACTCATCCCGGCAAATAATTTTCTATTTCTGACCATATAAATCTTgtttgtttaatgttttttagtAGAGAAATGATCAACCGATGTTTATCTGTTCATATACAGCAATGAAACAAATCAATATTCACAGAAAGAAGTTTGATTGAGGTGAAGCTTGCAGATGTAATACAAACCATATACAATCGCTTTGCTTTCAGAgtttaaatcctaatctatGCACAGCCAGATTAATTTTATAAGCTAATGATCCAATCTTGTTTTTATCCCCCAACcttatattctaaatttgtaacTTTACATGTGTGACAGTTTAggaaccaattaaaaaaaaaagccaacGAGGAAAGTGTGTAACAACGAATAGCCTGTCTTAATTGAATGGTACTGTCTCCGTGTGTGTTGAGTTCTATGGTTCGGACAGTACAGAGCAACGCATAATctgaaacaacaaaaaacatgATCAGTCTCTTACCTGTATGTAATTCACTGATTCGAGTCTTTGAGCTATAGAGAGAGCAGCTTACAGTTCATATTTTGCTGGATTTGGTCCAAAAGAAGCCTTTCTTTTTGACAGGAAGGTTCTCTTTAGTCGATTTAGTGGACCCAAAAGAGAAATGTCGAGCCAAGAAAGGCTTTGCCGAATAGCTCTTGGCGCTTGAACTTGAGACCAGTTTAGGGCTCTTGCCTGCTGCTGCCTCTACCCTGTGGTTGTCATCAAACATTACAAAATCCTCGCAGTCAAAACCACTGTCCAAAACTCGGTTTCTAAGTCTTTTGTTGTGCCTAGCTTTCAAATCCATCTCCACTCTCAACGCTTTCTCCGACAGCTTCGCCGTTTTCTTCTCACCCAGAGTACAGATTGGGCATGAAGGGTCGAATTTATCGATTTCTGGGGTCATCTGCTCTAAACACTCACCATGATAGACATGCCCACAAGCTAGAATTGCAGACACAGAGAGCTCGTTGGTCATAAACATCTTTTGGCTGCTCCACAAGGATTTCTCTGACAAGGGTCTAGAGCACGCACCACAGCTTTGCTGCTGATGATTGGACATTCGGTTGCTGTGATGGCCTATCATGTCCCGTTCAAGCCCAAAGTGGTCGTTATCATAAGACAAAGGTTCGGTGCTGCGAGAAGATGACATCATTTCAGAAAAGGCCTGCAGTGACCAACCTTCAGATGGTCCACTCTCAGAAGAATCACATCTTAAAGGAGTTCCCTGCCTCTCTTCAGTTATCGAGCTTCTGCTAAGTGAGTTCATTCCACAGATCTGACCATCTGAGACGTGCTTTGATAGGCGAGGGCGCTGTGTCGGATTAAGTGTAGATGAACTTGCAGGGTGATAGTAGATCTGGGAGGGAAGTGGTGACGTTGGGAAAGAAGATGGTTGTGAAGCAAGTGAAAGAGACAACTGTGCAGGAGATGGGTACGAAGGTGCTGCAGATTCTATTGAATCCTTTTCTTTCTGTGTGAGAGATAGAAATGCAAAAGAGAGGTTAAGCATCACAAGTGTAAAGTTTCAAAGATGTGAGAAAACTCAGCTACTGGTGAAACAAGCTTTACCTGCTCAAAGACTGTATCCATGGAAGAATTTCTTGGAAAAGATAAATCTGCCAAAATATTCATTAACCTCATGTAAGATTATTATGATCTGTAGACAGATGCATAGCCAAGTCAAGAAGCAAGTAGAGAAGTCCTATCAAGAGACACATGATTTAACATGTTCTGAAAAATACtatctaaaaaaaaaccaaGTAAACAAGCTGAACTTATTTTTACCTGAGGCCGGAGACTTCTGCAACGTCTGCGTCCGGAAACTGTCCAAAGGGGAGCCTTGAGATGAAACAAAATCAGATTTGAAATCAGACAACACATCGTTCCGACTAATACCATCAGACAACCAACTGAGAGAGGCTTCTTCACCAGCCACACGGCCTCTATTATGATTAGTATCCCAGCGGAAACTCCAAGTAGGAGAATGCCTCCTCTCAGCAGCAGCTGATGATGCGTTAGGCAGGAGGACCATTTTGTCACGCGGAGCTACACAACACGCGTTCCCCATTATCTGAAAACTCACAAGTAGTAACCACTATGCAGTGACAGTGCTGACAACAATCCCGCTTCTTCTACAACCTTAACTACAAAATAAATGAAAGGAAGCAAGGAAGTTTCAGGAATTGGATCAGAACATCAAAGTCCAGGTTGCAATCACCCCATGGATAAGATACGTGGGAGCTTATTAGCCATCGATCAAATaccaataagtaaatatatatatatatatatatatagaaaaagaatCAACTCGATCTCTATCTATTGCCCACCCACAAGATTCTAAAAATGCCATGACTATTATTCACTAAGAGAATCCGAGATAAATTTCAGAAAGCTTAGTAATTAAACAATCATTAAACAGATCCGAGATTATGGCCGGAAAATCAGCAAGCACCAACGACAAGTCGACAAGAGACccaaaacagaaacataaaccctaaaaaatcaATACCCGAAAAATATAATACCGGAAGAACACAAAGGATAACAAAAACAACAATCAAACATATGCTAAGATGATGAGATGATGGGTAGAGTCACAAGAAAATCGAACCTGCTCccggagaagacgaagagagagagagagagagagagagagagagcggcGGGTCTGTTAGAGTGAGAAAGGGAAAAGTACACTGCGATGCGAGTGCTTTGCTTTTTGTTCCTTCCAGAGAGGGAAAGAGACGACTACAAGTCTTTTCTGACGGCTTATTCCACGCCGTTTGAATCCGGTTGGTATATATTCGCAAACCGTACACATTATCATAATTGCACCCAGATaaatcggttcggttcggttctcgAAAAGAATAAAACAGGTTTGGTTTAATGCCTCTATTTGTGGTGTTGTGACGCCGTCAGAGTTAGCGGAATTGAATTGACTTACGGGTGAGTAGTGCCACGTCACGTTAAAGGACAAAAATGCGGAGGGAGGACGAATAATAATGAACCGGCAACTTTTCATTGTGACGTCGTTAGATGGAGCCGTTAAGAAGATATATTCCAAACCggaaaaactaataatattcgAGGGaccaattttataaaataggaAAGAGAACCATGTCCCTGTCCCTGTCCCTGTCCCTGTCCCTGTCCCCAGTATCTTAAAGGATACGCGACCTGGAGTTTTGTGAAGCCAACACGGAAGTAAAAGATTCACCgaagaaagagaaatataaaGACGAAACCATCACTACTACacaaaatatgtttatttattaaaggTGGATTTGGGCCCTTATTAAAGCCCATTAGGCGGCCTACTACGGATTCTGATTAATAACCGAGCTTTTAGGAATCGAACCCTAGCCACTAGGTCAAAACCGAACTTTAGAGAGGCAATCAATGACCACTAGCCCGCACGATCTTTAATAACAGttagttatttttatataaccTAGCCGATAATAGACGCAGAACATTCACGGccaatcctctctctctctcagtctCTCCATTCGTCGAAGCTAGTGTTCCGACTCCGAGTAGCGTAAACCCTAGAGTTTGCATCAACAGTCTAGATTCAACCGGATCGTTTCATGGTTTATCAGGTATCGCTAGTTTTCTGATTCTCCGCTGAAAAAGTTCCAGTTTCTATTCATAGGTTAAAGAGTTGCTTTGATTGATTTTTATGCTTGGCGACCGTTTACATAGACTTGAAATATCAGATTCTCATTTACTCATTGGTACATGGAATGCTCTCCTGAATGTTTCATTGTGATTACAACATTGtccttgctttgcttatatgtttgtttgtgttgagATTTGTCATTGatcttatttttgtaattgtaTTGATTGAAGAGGGAGGTGACACTTTGTTGAGAGGGTGAGTATTTTGTGAACACACAACAAAGTCCATGGATTTAGACTTTGATGATGAACCTGCTGCACCAGcaggtaatttttattttctctcttcACTTTTTTTGATTAGTttcattactttttttatttgattgattgatttggcTGAAACATATGGATTTTAACAGCTAGGGCTGGTGCCAAGTTTAAGCCGAGAGGTAGACCACAACCCAAGAAGAAGCAAGTCCCTCTTTCAACCTCACAGACAACACTCTCTACTGATGTTGCCAAGGAGAAACTCTCAACACAAAGCGAACATCCGGTTTCTCTGGAGGCATCGTCGGCTTATCCCAGTAGTATTGTTTCTTCTCTCAAAccaatttgtattttatatgttgttGATAAGTAATTTAAGATGTGTGATTCTGTTTTGCAGATGTTTCAACTTCTGAGACTACTGTCCCTGATAGTGGAACCATTAACCAATCCACCATGGGAACAATATCTAAAGAGGTAAAGTGTTTTTCTTCCTAcctttttgaaatgtttttttagtgTATGCTACATGGTGTTTTAGTGGAGCAAACTCTTTTGTTTCTGTAGAATGTCTCAGGAGGGGCCTCCGTTCTCCGTGCTTGTACTAACTTAAATTCAGAGGGCAAAAGATGTGAGGATGGCACAGAGGCGGCACCTGCATATCCTGATGACCCCAGAAGACAAGATTCTGCAACGTTTGGTGATTCTGTTACTAGTGAAACGGATGAAGTTATTGATGATCAAACTCAAAGGATGCAAACAGGGGTATGTGTGTGGATGCTCGCTTTCTAAGCCGATGTTTCACTTCTTttactttaaatataaaactaattttgcaAGTTTTAATgttgacacaggaagtagaagaagaatgcGACTGGAACATGGAAACTCTTGATATTGTACAGGAGGAATGCATCACCAGTGCTTATGGTAATCTTTAAGCACCGAATATTTATGCTTTGATTATCTTAAATATATCTAGTAATAACTTAGTTATAATGGTGTAACTTGTGTAGAGCAACATACTGGAAAGTTCCAACCAAAGCCTAGATTGCTCGACACTGTGATTGAAGAAGAACCAGAGTCTCATTACTCTGTTGATGATACAACTGGTGCTAACCAGTCTGAGTTTATGGTCAATGAGGAATCAAGAAACGATGAATTCAACACCAATACTATTCCTGAAGTTCACAAAGAAACGGTAATAATATTTGCTCTTCTTACTATGTTAAGTTGGGACTTGGgatatatagttttttgattGGTTCtgctttttaatattttgatcaGGCTGCTCCTAGCGTATTGGAACAAGAACACCATGTTGTCTCACCTAGTAATAACGATACAGTTATGGGAGAAGGAGAAACACAGTCTAATGAAGCGGAAACAGGTGCTGACaaaaaggggaaaaagaagagagGTCGAAAGAAGAAAACCACTACTAGTGAGGAAGAACCAAATAAGTCAACtcctgagaagaagaagaagttcaagCATTCAAGTCGTCGGCAGAAAAACAGAACATGTAACTTAATTAGCT
The window above is part of the Brassica napus cultivar Da-Ae chromosome C3, Da-Ae, whole genome shotgun sequence genome. Proteins encoded here:
- the LOC106406537 gene encoding uncharacterized protein LOC106406537, with product MGNACCVAPRDKMVLLPNASSAAAERRHSPTWSFRWDTNHNRGRVAGEEASLSWLSDGISRNDVLSDFKSDFVSSQGSPLDSFRTQTLQKSPASDLSFPRNSSMDTVFEQKEKDSIESAAPSYPSPAQLSLSLASQPSSFPTSPLPSQIYYHPASSSTLNPTQRPRLSKHVSDGQICGMNSLSRSSITEERQGTPLRCDSSESGPSEGWSLQAFSEMMSSSRSTEPLSYDNDHFGLERDMIGHHSNRMSNHQQQSCGACSRPLSEKSLWSSQKMFMTNELSVSAILACGHVYHGECLEQMTPEIDKFDPSCPICTLGEKKTAKLSEKALRVEMDLKARHNKRLRNRVLDSGFDCEDFVMFDDNHRVEAAAGKSPKLVSSSSAKSYSAKPFLARHFSFGSTKSTKENLPVKKKGFFWTKSSKI
- the LOC106402511 gene encoding glutamic acid-rich protein-like, producing MDLDFDDEPAAPAARAGAKFKPRGRPQPKKKQVPLSTSQTTLSTDVAKEKLSTQSEHPVSLEASSAYPSNVSTSETTVPDSGTINQSTMGTISKENVSGGASVLRACTNLNSEGKRCEDGTEAAPAYPDDPRRQDSATFGDSVTSETDEVIDDQTQRMQTGEVEEECDWNMETLDIVQEECITSAYEQHTGKFQPKPRLLDTVIEEEPESHYSVDDTTGANQSEFMVNEESRNDEFNTNTIPEVHKETAAPSVLEQEHHVVSPSNNDTVMGEGETQSNEAETGADKKGKKKRGRKKKTTTSEEEPNKSTPEKKKKFKHSSRRQKNRTLDKELLETPDDEIRNLPIRDMLRLVAYRESLEKKEAKGAPVVPPTQESNTNMSEDNHFYSQGFDAEDEFGMEEGENHEAPVVKPDSPVNYQTYMNKTPRTRWSKQDTQLFYEGVQEFGSNLSMVQQLFPERTRQQIKLKYKLEERKNPLKLNDALSTRSKQLTHYHNVIKKLQEEAAAAKEGEEEEEEGEEAGEEAETTTDVPENEEPTKTEETERAGDVVAGVKESDGGDVENGVRSDGGDEIDDNEGDDDDFWNSYKSEM
- the LOC106406766 gene encoding probable receptor-like protein kinase At4g39110, with protein sequence MKIRKKSNTCTIPIFDFSPKLSMCLLLAILLFLSGLDVSTVTAAVGPATGFKPADDILIDCGSKSSSKNPDGRVFKSDQETVQYIEAKDDIQVSAPPSDKVASPIYLTARIFREEATYKFHLTRPGWHWVRLHFLAFTNDKFDLQQATFSVMTEKYVLLHNFKISNNNNDSQAVLQKEYLVNITDAQFSLRFRPMKSSAAFINAIEVVSAPDELISDSGTALFPVNGFSGLSDYAYQSVYRVNVGGPLIVPQNDTLGRTWIPDKEFLKEENMAKDVKTTPSAIKYPPGVTPLIAPQTVYATAAEMANSHTIAPNFNVSWNFPSNPSFNYLIRLHFCDIVSKSLNDLYFNVYINGKTAISGLDLSTVAGDLATPYYKDIVVNATLMTPELQVQIGPMGEDTGAQNAILNGVEVLKMSNSVNSLDGEFGVDGRTTGMGKHGMVATAGFVMMFGAFIGLGAMVYRWKKRPQDWQKRNSFSSWLLPIHAGDTTFMTSKGGSQKSNFYNSTMGLGRYFSLSELQEATKNFEASQIIGVGGFGNVYIATLDDGTKVAVKRGNPQSEQGITEFETEIQMLSKLRHRHLVSLIGYCDENSEMILVYEFMSNGPFRDHLYGKNLAPLTWKQRLEICIGSARGLHYLHTGTAQGIIHRDVKSTNILLDDALVAKVADFGLSKDVAFGQNHVSTAVKGSFGYLDPEYFRRQQLTDKSDVYSFGVVLLEALCARPAINPQLPREQVNLAEWAMQWKRKGLLEKIIDPHLAGTINPESMKKFAEAAEKCLEDYGVDRPTMGDVLWNLEYALQLQEAFTQGKAEETEIDKPVTPGSVLPTATTPITPSATTNAEASVQVASKVEETDGSVHSQTVDEHSGTAMFTQFASLNGR
- the LOC106406767 gene encoding bifunctional phosphatase IMPL2, chloroplastic, yielding MLAQSHFLCKSFSLIPPPSPALRSATRSPHLSSSQSGRLSFLSSSLSAVSVSRGHISLAMASNSKRPDLSEDSSSELSAATDLDRFAAVANELADASGEVIRKYFRKKFDIVEKDDMSPVTIADQMAEEAMVSIIFHNFPSHAIYGEEKGWRCKEESSDYVWVLDPIDGTKSFITGKPVFGTLIALLYKGKPILGLIDQPILKERWIGMSGRRTKLNGEDISTRSCPKLSQAYLYTTSPHLFSGEAVEAFARVREKVKMPLYGCDCYAYALLASGFVDLVIESGLKPYDFLALVPVIEGAGGTITDWNGNPPLWEASSSAVATSFNVVAAGDSNIHQQALESLEWQ